A genomic region of Ovis aries strain OAR_USU_Benz2616 breed Rambouillet chromosome 20, ARS-UI_Ramb_v3.0, whole genome shotgun sequence contains the following coding sequences:
- the MDC1 gene encoding mediator of DNA damage checkpoint protein 1 isoform X5, producing the protein MEVSHFPCLHFPFKIMEDTQILNWEVEEEEEVAESPNESLGYSLEPLAQLHIFSSSYGPEKDFPLYLGKNMIGRMPDCSVALPFSSISKQHAVIEISAWDKAPVLRDCGSLNGTQILRPPKVLSPGVSHRLRDRELILFADLPCQYHRLDVPRPFVSRGPLSVEETPRVQGGTQPSRLLLAEDSEEEVDSLLDKCVVKGPRTSSSATVVPESDEEGPSPAPDGPGPPSAFNLNSDTDEEESQESGAGEASSAARRGTAAETEQPEPVTAEIQIEKDQCSVKERNGDTEIERDVRNGVVPTGVILERSQPSGEDSDTDVSDESGPRRRLVGVRPKRAWSCNFIDSDTDGEDEGIPATPAVVPMKERQIFHEAGTQSPQAPGVARWQGSPADGDTDIEEGEAPPDRSQASVVIDSNTDDEEEVSAALTLACLRESQAGKWNRDPDAEETRAQPVALLERSQASAGGDSDTDVEEEGLPVERRGMVPKGYMDREYSKKSQHLPRDSDTEGKEDESSPGVHLERSQASAQVEDEVPLGPAVALPEKRQVQGIVWPHHTDAEAEGDPAQLPVLRLEEARPPLAGDCELDSENTSAVRKSQLPAEKDAGTTWAAAVPEQDRALAIGTQGGSSTAPGEQDLLPVSREDLADMVVDIGTPGEPQPQREGAQTTTGREREPYGNRATDSGDNLHDSEDLDLPATQCFVDRKNQSLEGSLDESWEALATQPFCPRESEASETQTVVTLLDTHASWPSPSRTAQQEQHPESPVHAEPLGMEGREMQTVEKEMGTPRETAERVIPEGGPPQEETKKLPSEGEREDVTGEEELIGGIQGREKNQVFPRDTQSQESDKKVKSASTGRGMEIVKVEIETPKETQEKEREKQTLAGEIFESEAGKLVIERESEADGLEVKEPQELLDRSPQMGETEAGDQDQKGQASGLPSEPGAGAGDLQGLASDPVAFGSQAGGGRGAPGSPRRQQRGDLNCEMPPAQKASRGDQESPDACLPPAAPEASAALPNSLISQIQKHPAPQSLLFPSLAPLELPIPRTRQNETQEAPETPFSSELNSVHPEPKVRLQASSPVSSLPLEPHPTTPTGQPIALEPISGVSRSRTCSSFDVTASSVVPTAVALQPSTSTDKPVTPKPTLRAPRGRAQRSSVKTPVPSVTTDQPVAPELTAMATRGRVQRSSVKIPKPDNPTTPKPQPSTSTDQPVIPKPTSRAPRGRTPRSSAKTPEPAVPTASELQPAAPKDQPVAPELTSRATRGRTQRSIKTSKPDMPTTPEPQPSTSTDQPVTPKPTSRAPRGRTPRSSAKTPEPVVSTASELQPSALTDEPVTPELTSRATRGRAQRSSVKTPDPVTTTTPELQPSTSTDQLVTPKRTSRAPRGRTRRLSAKTPEPVVPTASELQPSAPADQPVGPWATQCRRHRSSVKTPEPVVPTVPEPQPSTSKDQSVTPEPTSQATESQTHRSSIKTSQPTEPTAPDLKPSSPTDQLVTPKVIAQGGPSRTGRASTASAVLVPTTPEFQSPVPSEQPLPPDPIPEVNCSRRLRATRKHGSPTAHVHEPCTVPPEPNSHSSRNQRHGAVKAAKPLSTIPEPAFAQLPEAPPHTPQVPKEEAADGSGFTPEPQPRASQNHKRPSATAHSPPLQKRLQRGRVPQKAASLKEEEENPVARPRKEEGVVIPGPGKRKREQTEEESQGRPSRSLRRTKPMQESTAPKVLFTGVVDARGERTVLALGGSLASSVAEASHLVTDRIRRTVKFLCALGRGIPILSLAWLHESRKAGCFLPPDEYLVTDPEQEKNFGFSLREALSRAQERRLLEGYEIHVTPGVQPPPPQMGEIISCCGGAILPSMPRSYKPQRFVITCSQDFPRCAVPYRVGLPILSPEFLLTGVLKQEVKPEAFAFSTVEMSST; encoded by the exons ATGGAGGTGTCCCACTTTCCTTGTCTACATTTTCCCTTTAAG ATCATGGAAGACACCCAGATTTTAAACTGGGAAgttgaagaagaggaggaggttgCAGAGAGCCCCAATGAATCTCTGGGGTATAGCTTGGAGCCCCTAGCACAGCTGCATATCTTCAGTAGTTCCTATGGACCAGAAAAAG ACTTCCCACTCTACCTTGGAAAGAACATGATAGGCCGAATGCCTGATTGCTCTGTGGCCCTGCCCTTTTCATCAATATCCAAACAACATGCAGTGATTGAAATCTCTGCCTGGGACAAGGCGCCTGTCCTTCGGGATTGCGGGAGCCTCAATGGCACTCAAATCCTGCGGCCTCCTAAGGTCCTGAGCCCTGGGGTGAGTCATCGTTTGCGGGACCGGGAGTTGATTCTCTTTGCTGACTTGCCCTGCCAGTACCATCGCTTGGATGTCCCCCGGCCTTTTGTCTCCCGGGGCCCTCTAAGTGTAGAGGAGACACCCAGGGTACAGGGAGGAACTCAACCCTCCAGGCTTCTGTTGGCTGAGGACTCAGAGGAAGAAGTAG ATTCCCTTTTGGACAAGTGTGTGGTGAAAGGACCAAGGACCTCCTCTTCGGCAACAGTCGTTCCAGAGAG TGATGAAGAAGGGCCTTCCCCTGCCCCAGATGGGCCCGGGCCACCTTCTGCCTTCAACTTGAACAGCGACACGGATGAGGAAGAAAGTCAGGAATCAGGAGCAGGGGAGGCCTCTTCAGCTGCCAGAAGAGGTACCGCTGCAGAGACGGAACAGCCTGAACCTGTCACAGCCGAGATCCAGATTGAGAAGGATCAGTGTTCCGTGAAGGAGAGGAACGGGGACACAGAAATCGAGAGGGATGTGAGGAATGGGGTGGTTCCGACTGGAGTGATTCTGGAGAGGAGCCAGCCTTCTGGGGAGGACAGTGACACAGATGTGAGTGATGAGAGTGGGCCTCGAAGAAGGCTTGTTGGGGTCCGTCCGAAAAGGGCCTGGTCTTGTAACTTCATAGACAGTGATACCGATGGAGAGGACGAGGGGATCCCTGCTACCCCAGCAGTGGTTCCCATGAAGGAGAGGCAGATCTTCCACGAAGCTGGTACACAGAGCCCCCAGGCACCTGGTGTGGCACGTTGGCAGGGGAGCCCAGCTGATGGTGATACAGATATAGAGGAGGGGGAGGCCCCCCCAGACAGAAGCCAAGCCTCCGTGGTGATCGACAGCAATACAGACGATGAGGAAGAAGTCTCAGCAGCACTGACACTGGCATGTCTAAGAGAGAGCCAGGCTGGTAAGTGGAACCGAGATCCAGATGCAGAAGAGACCAGGGCCCAACCCGTGGCCCTTCTGGAGCGAAGCCAGGCCTCTGCTGGGGGAGACAGTGACACAGATGTGGAGGAAGAGGGGCTCCCAGTGGAAAGGAGGGGAATGGTTCCCAAGGGTTACATGGACAGGGAATATTCAAAAAAGAGCCAGCACCTTCCCAGGGACAGTGATACAGAGGGGAAGGAAGATGAGAGCTCACCGGGGGTCCACCTGGAGAGAAGCCAGGCCTCTGCACAAGTGGAGGATGAGGTCCCACTGGGGCCAGCTGTTGCACTTCCGGAGAAGCGTCAGGTACAAGGCATAGTGTGGCCACATCACACCGATGCGGAGGCAGAAGGGGACCCGGCACAGCTCCCCGTGCTGCGTCTAGAGGAAGCCCGGCCTCCTCTAGCTGGGGACTGTGAACTGGATTCGGAGAACACATCTGCTGTCAGAAAGAGCCAGCTTCCGGCGGAAAAAGATGCTGGGACCACGTGGGCTGCAGCCGTTCCTGAACAGGACAGAGCACTTGCCATCGGGACCCAGGGTGGGTCATCCACGGCACCAGGGGAGCAAGACCTTCTCCCGGTCTCAAGGGAAGACCTAGCAGATATGGTGGTGGACATAGGCACTCCAGGGGAGCCCCAACCGCAGAGAGAGGGGGCCCAGACCACcacaggaagggagagagaaccATATGGGAATAGGGCCACAGACTCTGGAGACAACCTCCACG ATTCTGAAGATCTGGACCTACCAGCTACCCAGTGCTTTGTAGACAGAAAGAATCAGAGCCTGGAAG GTTCCTTGGATGAGTCATGGGAGGCGTTGGCGACACAGCCATTCTGTCCGAGAGAATCTGAGGCCTCCGAGACCCAAACCGTTGTCACCCTCCTTGACACCCATGCATCTTGGCCCTCTCCATCTAGGACAGCACAGCAAGAGCAACATCCAGAGAGCCCAGTCCATGCAGAGCCACTGGGGATGGAAGGCAGAGAGATGCAGactgtggagaaagaaatgggtaCCCCAAGAGAAACAGCAGAGAGGGTGATCCCTGAGGGAGGGCCACCGCAGGAGGAAACCAAGAAACTGCCctcagaaggagagagggaagatgtGACGGGAGAGGAAGAATTAATCGGGGGGATACAgggcagagaaaaaaatcaggtgTTTCCTAGAGATACTCAGAGCCAAGAATCtgacaaaaaagtgaaaagtgcaagtacTGGAAGGGGAATGGAGATTGTAAAGGTAGAAATTGAGACACccaaggaaacacaagagaaagagagagaaaagcagactCTCGCAGGGGAAATATTTGAGAGTGAAGCAGGGAAACTGGtaatagagagagagagcgaggCAGATGGGTTAGAAGTCAAGGAACCCCAAGAGCTACTGGACAGAAGCCCACAGATGGGGGAGACAGAGGCGGGGGACCAGGACCAGAAAGGCCAAGCCTCTGGTCTGCCATCAGAGCCTGGAGCAGGGGCAGGAGACCTTCAGGGACTTGCTTCAGACCCAGTAGCTTTTGGGAGCCAGGCAGGTGGAGGAAGGGGAGCCCCAGGGAGCCCCAGGAGGCAGCAGAGAG GTGACTTGAATTGCGAGATGCCACCTGCTCAGAAGGCTTCCAGG GGTGATCAGGAATCCCCAGATGCTTGTCTGCCTCCTGCAGCGCCTGAAGCCTCAGCCGCACTCCCAAATTCCCTCATCTCTCAGATCCAAAAACATCCCGCACCTCAGTCCCTCCTTTTTCCCTCTCTAGCTCCTTTAGAACTGCCTATTCCCAGGACCAGACAAAATGAGACTCAGGAAGCTCCAGAGACTCCCTTCTCCTCAGAGCTGAACTCTGTCCACCCAGAACCCAAAGTCAGGCTCCAGGCATCCTCTCCAGTTTCTTCTCTACCCCTTGAGCCCCACCCTACCACCCCCACAGGCCAGCCTATTGCCCTTGAACCCATATCTGGGGTCTCTCGGAGTAGGACATGTAGTTCCTTTGATGTAACTGCCTCATCAGTTGTCCCCACAGCCGTTGCACTGCAGCCATCCACCTCCACAGACAAGCCTGTCACCCCTAAGCCCACACTTCGGGCCCCTCGGGGCAGGGCACAGAGGTCTTCTGTCAAAACCCCTGTACCCAGTGTCACCACAGACCAGCCTGTTGCCCCTGAGCTCACAGCTATGGCAACTCGGGGCAGGGTACAGAGGTCTTCTGTCAAGATTCCCAAACCAGATAACCCCACAACACCCAAGCCCCAGCCTTCCACTTCTACAGACCAGCCTGTCATCCCCAAACCCACATCTCGGGCCCCTCGGGGCAGGACACCTAGGTCTTCTGCCAAGACTCCTGAACCAGCTGTCCCCACAGCCTCTGAGCTCCAGCCTGCTGCCCCTAAAGACCAGCCTGTTGCTCCTGAGCTCACATCTAGAGCCACTCGGGGCAGGACACAGAGGTCTATCAAGACTTCCAAACCAGATATGCCCACAACTCCCGAGCCCCAGCCTTCCACTTCCACAGACCAGCCTGTCACCCCCAAACCCACGTCTCGGGCCCCTCGGGGCAGGACACCTAGGTCTTCCGCCAAGACTCCTGAACCAGTTGTCTCCACAGCCTCTGAGCTCCAGCCTTCTGCCCTCACAGATGAGCCTGTCACTCCTGAGCTCACATCTAGGGCTACTCGGGGCCGGGCACAGAGGTCCTCTGTCAAAACCCCTGATCCAGTTACCACCACAACACCTGAGCTCCAGCCTTCCACCTCCACAGACCAGCTTGTCACCCCCAAACGCACATCTCGGGCCCCTCGAGGCAGGACACGTAGGTTGTCTGCCAAGACTCCTGAACCAGTTGTTCCCACAGCCTCTGAGCTCCAGCCTTCTGCCCCTGCAGACCAGCCTGTTGGTCCTTGGGCCACTCAGTGTAGAAGACATAGGTCTTCTGTCAAGACCCCAGAACCAGTTGTCCCCACAGTCCCTGAACCTCAGCCTTCCACTTCTAAAGACCAGTCTgtcactcctgagcccacatctcaGGCCACTGAGAGCCAAACACATAGGTCCTCTATCAAGACATCCCAGCCAACGGAACCCACAGCCCCTGACCTCAAACCTTCCTCCCCCACAGACCAGCTTGTCACTCCCAAGGTCATAGCTCAGGGTGGTCCAAGCAGGACAGGAAGGGCTTCCACAGCAAGTGCTGTGCTGGTTCCTACTACCCCTGAATTCCAGTCTCCAGTCCCGTCAGAACAGCCTCTTCCCCCTGACCCCATCCCCGAAGTCAACTGCAGCAGGAGGCTGAGGGCCACTAGGAAACATGGGTCTCCCACAGCTCATGTTCATGAGCCCTGCACCGTACCCCCTGAACCTAACTCCCACTCTTCAAGGAACCAAAGACATGGGGCAGTGAAAGCAGCCAAGCCCCTTAGCACCATTCCTGAGCCTGCCTTTGCCCAGCTCCCCGAGGCACCGCCTCACACTCCCCAGGTGCCAAAGGAGGAGGCAGCAGATGGATCAGGCTTCACCCCAGAGCCCCAGCCTAGGGCCTCTCAAAACCACAAGAGGCCTTCAGCTACTGCACATTCACCTCCACTTCAAAAACGGCTCCAGAGAGGGAGAGTCCCTCAGAAGGCAGCATCCCttaaggaagaagaagaaaatccaGTAGCGAGGCCGAGGAAGGAAGAG GGTGTAGTGATTCCAGGTCCaggcaagagaaagagagagcagacAGAAGAGGAGTCCCAGGGAAGACCGAGCCGCAGCCTGCGACGGACCAAACCGATGCAGGAGTCCACGGCCCCCAAA GTGCTGTTCACCGGTGTGGTGGATGCTCGCGGAGAGAGGACGGTGCTGGCCTTGGGGGGCAGTTTGGCCAGCTCGGTGGCCGAGGCTTCTCACCTGGTGACTGATCGGATCCGCCGGACGGTCAAGTTTCTGTGTGCCCTGGGCCGGGGCATCCCCATCCTCTCCCTGGCCTGGCTGCATGAG TCCCGCAAGGCAGGCTGCTTCTTGCCCCCGGACGAATATTTGGTGACTGATCCTGAGCAGGAGAAGAACTTTGGCTTCAGCCTTCGGGAGGCCCTGAGCCGAGCTCAGGAGCGAAGGCTGCTGGAG GGCTATGAGATTCACGTGACCCCCGGAGTCCAGCCACCGCCACCTCAGATGGGAGAAATCATCAGCTGCTGTGGAGGCGCCATCCTGCCCAGCATGCCCCGGTCCTACAAG CCTCAGAGGTTCGTGATCACATGTTCCCAGGACTTTCCTCGATGTGCTGTTCCATATCGGGTTGGGCTGCCTATCCTCTCACCCGAATTCCTGCTGACGGGAGTACTGAAGCAGGAAGTCAAGCCAGAggcctttgccttctccactgtgGAAATGTCATCCACCTGA
- the MDC1 gene encoding mediator of DNA damage checkpoint protein 1 isoform X13: MEVSHFPCLHFPFKIMEDTQILNWEVEEEEEVAESPNESLGYSLEPLAQLHIFSSSYGPEKDFPLYLGKNMIGRMPDCSVALPFSSISKQHAVIEISAWDKAPVLRDCGSLNGTQILRPPKVLSPGVSHRLRDRELILFADLPCQYHRLDVPRPFVSRGPLSVEETPRVQGGTQPSRLLLAEDSEEEVDSLLDKCVVKGPRTSSSATVVPESDEEGPSPAPDGPGPPSAFNLNSDTDEEESQESGAGEASSAARRGTAAETEQPEPVTAEIQIEKDQCSVKERNGDTEIERDVRNGVVPTGVILERSQPSGEDSDTDVSDESGPRRRLVGVRPKRAWSCNFIDSDTDGEDEGIPATPAVVPMKERQIFHEAGTQSPQAPGVARWQGSPADGDTDIEEGEAPPDRSQASVVIDSNTDDEEEVSAALTLACLRESQAGKWNRDPDAEETRAQPVALLERSQASAGGDSDTDVEEEGLPVERRGMVPKGYMDREYSKKSQHLPRDSDTEGKEDESSPGVHLERSQASAQVEDEVPLGPAVALPEKRQVQGIVWPHHTDAEAEGDPAQLPVLRLEEARPPLAGDCELDSENTSAVRKSQLPAEKDAGTTWAAAVPEQDRALAIGTQGGSSTAPGEQDLLPVSREDLADMVVDIGTPGEPQPQREGAQTTTGREREPYGNRATDSGDNLHDSEDLDLPATQCFVDRKNQSLEGSLDESWEALATQPFCPRESEASETQTVVTLLDTHASWPSPSRTAQQEQHPESPVHAEPLGMEGREMQTVEKEMGDLNCEMPPAQKASRGDQESPDACLPPAAPEASAALPNSLISQIQKHPAPQSLLFPSLAPLELPIPRTRQNETQEAPETPFSSELNSVHPEPKVRLQASSPVSSLPLEPHPTTPTGQPIALEPISGVSRSRTCSSFDVTASSVVPTAVALQPSTSTDKPVTPKPTLRAPRGRAQRSSVKTPVPSVTTDQPVAPELTAMATRGRVQRSSVKIPKPDNPTTPKPQPSTSTDQPVIPKPTSRAPRGRTPRSSAKTPEPAVPTASELQPAAPKDQPVAPELTSRATRGRTQRSIKTSKPDMPTTPEPQPSTSTDQPVTPKPTSRAPRGRTPRSSAKTPEPVVSTASELQPSALTDEPVTPELTSRATRGRAQRSSVKTPDPVTTTTPELQPSTSTDQLVTPKRTSRAPRGRTRRLSAKTPEPVVPTASELQPSAPADQPVGPWATQCRRHRSSVKTPEPVVPTVPEPQPSTSKDQSVTPEPTSQATESQTHRSSIKTSQPTEPTAPDLKPSSPTDQLVTPKVIAQGGPSRTGRASTASAVLVPTTPEFQSPVPSEQPLPPDPIPEVNCSRRLRATRKHGSPTAHVHEPCTVPPEPNSHSSRNQRHGAVKAAKPLSTIPEPAFAQLPEAPPHTPQVPKEEAADGSGFTPEPQPRASQNHKRPSATAHSPPLQKRLQRGRVPQKAASLKEEEENPVARPRKEEGVVIPGPGKRKREQTEEESQGRPSRSLRRTKPMQESTAPKVLFTGVVDARGERTVLALGGSLASSVAEASHLVTDRIRRTVKFLCALGRGIPILSLAWLHESRKAGCFLPPDEYLVTDPEQEKNFGFSLREALSRAQERRLLEGYEIHVTPGVQPPPPQMGEIISCCGGAILPSMPRSYKPQRFVITCSQDFPRCAVPYRVGLPILSPEFLLTGVLKQEVKPEAFAFSTVEMSST; encoded by the exons ATGGAGGTGTCCCACTTTCCTTGTCTACATTTTCCCTTTAAG ATCATGGAAGACACCCAGATTTTAAACTGGGAAgttgaagaagaggaggaggttgCAGAGAGCCCCAATGAATCTCTGGGGTATAGCTTGGAGCCCCTAGCACAGCTGCATATCTTCAGTAGTTCCTATGGACCAGAAAAAG ACTTCCCACTCTACCTTGGAAAGAACATGATAGGCCGAATGCCTGATTGCTCTGTGGCCCTGCCCTTTTCATCAATATCCAAACAACATGCAGTGATTGAAATCTCTGCCTGGGACAAGGCGCCTGTCCTTCGGGATTGCGGGAGCCTCAATGGCACTCAAATCCTGCGGCCTCCTAAGGTCCTGAGCCCTGGGGTGAGTCATCGTTTGCGGGACCGGGAGTTGATTCTCTTTGCTGACTTGCCCTGCCAGTACCATCGCTTGGATGTCCCCCGGCCTTTTGTCTCCCGGGGCCCTCTAAGTGTAGAGGAGACACCCAGGGTACAGGGAGGAACTCAACCCTCCAGGCTTCTGTTGGCTGAGGACTCAGAGGAAGAAGTAG ATTCCCTTTTGGACAAGTGTGTGGTGAAAGGACCAAGGACCTCCTCTTCGGCAACAGTCGTTCCAGAGAG TGATGAAGAAGGGCCTTCCCCTGCCCCAGATGGGCCCGGGCCACCTTCTGCCTTCAACTTGAACAGCGACACGGATGAGGAAGAAAGTCAGGAATCAGGAGCAGGGGAGGCCTCTTCAGCTGCCAGAAGAGGTACCGCTGCAGAGACGGAACAGCCTGAACCTGTCACAGCCGAGATCCAGATTGAGAAGGATCAGTGTTCCGTGAAGGAGAGGAACGGGGACACAGAAATCGAGAGGGATGTGAGGAATGGGGTGGTTCCGACTGGAGTGATTCTGGAGAGGAGCCAGCCTTCTGGGGAGGACAGTGACACAGATGTGAGTGATGAGAGTGGGCCTCGAAGAAGGCTTGTTGGGGTCCGTCCGAAAAGGGCCTGGTCTTGTAACTTCATAGACAGTGATACCGATGGAGAGGACGAGGGGATCCCTGCTACCCCAGCAGTGGTTCCCATGAAGGAGAGGCAGATCTTCCACGAAGCTGGTACACAGAGCCCCCAGGCACCTGGTGTGGCACGTTGGCAGGGGAGCCCAGCTGATGGTGATACAGATATAGAGGAGGGGGAGGCCCCCCCAGACAGAAGCCAAGCCTCCGTGGTGATCGACAGCAATACAGACGATGAGGAAGAAGTCTCAGCAGCACTGACACTGGCATGTCTAAGAGAGAGCCAGGCTGGTAAGTGGAACCGAGATCCAGATGCAGAAGAGACCAGGGCCCAACCCGTGGCCCTTCTGGAGCGAAGCCAGGCCTCTGCTGGGGGAGACAGTGACACAGATGTGGAGGAAGAGGGGCTCCCAGTGGAAAGGAGGGGAATGGTTCCCAAGGGTTACATGGACAGGGAATATTCAAAAAAGAGCCAGCACCTTCCCAGGGACAGTGATACAGAGGGGAAGGAAGATGAGAGCTCACCGGGGGTCCACCTGGAGAGAAGCCAGGCCTCTGCACAAGTGGAGGATGAGGTCCCACTGGGGCCAGCTGTTGCACTTCCGGAGAAGCGTCAGGTACAAGGCATAGTGTGGCCACATCACACCGATGCGGAGGCAGAAGGGGACCCGGCACAGCTCCCCGTGCTGCGTCTAGAGGAAGCCCGGCCTCCTCTAGCTGGGGACTGTGAACTGGATTCGGAGAACACATCTGCTGTCAGAAAGAGCCAGCTTCCGGCGGAAAAAGATGCTGGGACCACGTGGGCTGCAGCCGTTCCTGAACAGGACAGAGCACTTGCCATCGGGACCCAGGGTGGGTCATCCACGGCACCAGGGGAGCAAGACCTTCTCCCGGTCTCAAGGGAAGACCTAGCAGATATGGTGGTGGACATAGGCACTCCAGGGGAGCCCCAACCGCAGAGAGAGGGGGCCCAGACCACcacaggaagggagagagaaccATATGGGAATAGGGCCACAGACTCTGGAGACAACCTCCACG ATTCTGAAGATCTGGACCTACCAGCTACCCAGTGCTTTGTAGACAGAAAGAATCAGAGCCTGGAAG GTTCCTTGGATGAGTCATGGGAGGCGTTGGCGACACAGCCATTCTGTCCGAGAGAATCTGAGGCCTCCGAGACCCAAACCGTTGTCACCCTCCTTGACACCCATGCATCTTGGCCCTCTCCATCTAGGACAGCACAGCAAGAGCAACATCCAGAGAGCCCAGTCCATGCAGAGCCACTGGGGATGGAAGGCAGAGAGATGCAGactgtggagaaagaaatgg GTGACTTGAATTGCGAGATGCCACCTGCTCAGAAGGCTTCCAGG GGTGATCAGGAATCCCCAGATGCTTGTCTGCCTCCTGCAGCGCCTGAAGCCTCAGCCGCACTCCCAAATTCCCTCATCTCTCAGATCCAAAAACATCCCGCACCTCAGTCCCTCCTTTTTCCCTCTCTAGCTCCTTTAGAACTGCCTATTCCCAGGACCAGACAAAATGAGACTCAGGAAGCTCCAGAGACTCCCTTCTCCTCAGAGCTGAACTCTGTCCACCCAGAACCCAAAGTCAGGCTCCAGGCATCCTCTCCAGTTTCTTCTCTACCCCTTGAGCCCCACCCTACCACCCCCACAGGCCAGCCTATTGCCCTTGAACCCATATCTGGGGTCTCTCGGAGTAGGACATGTAGTTCCTTTGATGTAACTGCCTCATCAGTTGTCCCCACAGCCGTTGCACTGCAGCCATCCACCTCCACAGACAAGCCTGTCACCCCTAAGCCCACACTTCGGGCCCCTCGGGGCAGGGCACAGAGGTCTTCTGTCAAAACCCCTGTACCCAGTGTCACCACAGACCAGCCTGTTGCCCCTGAGCTCACAGCTATGGCAACTCGGGGCAGGGTACAGAGGTCTTCTGTCAAGATTCCCAAACCAGATAACCCCACAACACCCAAGCCCCAGCCTTCCACTTCTACAGACCAGCCTGTCATCCCCAAACCCACATCTCGGGCCCCTCGGGGCAGGACACCTAGGTCTTCTGCCAAGACTCCTGAACCAGCTGTCCCCACAGCCTCTGAGCTCCAGCCTGCTGCCCCTAAAGACCAGCCTGTTGCTCCTGAGCTCACATCTAGAGCCACTCGGGGCAGGACACAGAGGTCTATCAAGACTTCCAAACCAGATATGCCCACAACTCCCGAGCCCCAGCCTTCCACTTCCACAGACCAGCCTGTCACCCCCAAACCCACGTCTCGGGCCCCTCGGGGCAGGACACCTAGGTCTTCCGCCAAGACTCCTGAACCAGTTGTCTCCACAGCCTCTGAGCTCCAGCCTTCTGCCCTCACAGATGAGCCTGTCACTCCTGAGCTCACATCTAGGGCTACTCGGGGCCGGGCACAGAGGTCCTCTGTCAAAACCCCTGATCCAGTTACCACCACAACACCTGAGCTCCAGCCTTCCACCTCCACAGACCAGCTTGTCACCCCCAAACGCACATCTCGGGCCCCTCGAGGCAGGACACGTAGGTTGTCTGCCAAGACTCCTGAACCAGTTGTTCCCACAGCCTCTGAGCTCCAGCCTTCTGCCCCTGCAGACCAGCCTGTTGGTCCTTGGGCCACTCAGTGTAGAAGACATAGGTCTTCTGTCAAGACCCCAGAACCAGTTGTCCCCACAGTCCCTGAACCTCAGCCTTCCACTTCTAAAGACCAGTCTgtcactcctgagcccacatctcaGGCCACTGAGAGCCAAACACATAGGTCCTCTATCAAGACATCCCAGCCAACGGAACCCACAGCCCCTGACCTCAAACCTTCCTCCCCCACAGACCAGCTTGTCACTCCCAAGGTCATAGCTCAGGGTGGTCCAAGCAGGACAGGAAGGGCTTCCACAGCAAGTGCTGTGCTGGTTCCTACTACCCCTGAATTCCAGTCTCCAGTCCCGTCAGAACAGCCTCTTCCCCCTGACCCCATCCCCGAAGTCAACTGCAGCAGGAGGCTGAGGGCCACTAGGAAACATGGGTCTCCCACAGCTCATGTTCATGAGCCCTGCACCGTACCCCCTGAACCTAACTCCCACTCTTCAAGGAACCAAAGACATGGGGCAGTGAAAGCAGCCAAGCCCCTTAGCACCATTCCTGAGCCTGCCTTTGCCCAGCTCCCCGAGGCACCGCCTCACACTCCCCAGGTGCCAAAGGAGGAGGCAGCAGATGGATCAGGCTTCACCCCAGAGCCCCAGCCTAGGGCCTCTCAAAACCACAAGAGGCCTTCAGCTACTGCACATTCACCTCCACTTCAAAAACGGCTCCAGAGAGGGAGAGTCCCTCAGAAGGCAGCATCCCttaaggaagaagaagaaaatccaGTAGCGAGGCCGAGGAAGGAAGAG GGTGTAGTGATTCCAGGTCCaggcaagagaaagagagagcagacAGAAGAGGAGTCCCAGGGAAGACCGAGCCGCAGCCTGCGACGGACCAAACCGATGCAGGAGTCCACGGCCCCCAAA GTGCTGTTCACCGGTGTGGTGGATGCTCGCGGAGAGAGGACGGTGCTGGCCTTGGGGGGCAGTTTGGCCAGCTCGGTGGCCGAGGCTTCTCACCTGGTGACTGATCGGATCCGCCGGACGGTCAAGTTTCTGTGTGCCCTGGGCCGGGGCATCCCCATCCTCTCCCTGGCCTGGCTGCATGAG TCCCGCAAGGCAGGCTGCTTCTTGCCCCCGGACGAATATTTGGTGACTGATCCTGAGCAGGAGAAGAACTTTGGCTTCAGCCTTCGGGAGGCCCTGAGCCGAGCTCAGGAGCGAAGGCTGCTGGAG GGCTATGAGATTCACGTGACCCCCGGAGTCCAGCCACCGCCACCTCAGATGGGAGAAATCATCAGCTGCTGTGGAGGCGCCATCCTGCCCAGCATGCCCCGGTCCTACAAG CCTCAGAGGTTCGTGATCACATGTTCCCAGGACTTTCCTCGATGTGCTGTTCCATATCGGGTTGGGCTGCCTATCCTCTCACCCGAATTCCTGCTGACGGGAGTACTGAAGCAGGAAGTCAAGCCAGAggcctttgccttctccactgtgGAAATGTCATCCACCTGA